The genomic window ACGATGGCCCCTCGAAAGCGATGGTGCGTATCGCCTTGGAAGACTTCGAACTCCGTGGAAAGCCGATCAAGAAAGGGCAACGTTTGTTGCTGCTCCAGTCTGCAGCTAATCATGATCCCGAGCGGTTCGAGAACCCTGACGACCTCGACATTGCTCGCTCGCCCAATCCGCATGTGGCCTTTGGCTATGGCATTCATTTCTGTTTGGGGGCACCGCTCGCTCGTATCGAGACGGCGGTAACGATCAACACGCTTTTGCGACGGCTGCCGAACTTACGGCTTGATACCGACCCGAGCAACTTGGAATGGCAACCGCAGATTGTGAGTCGTGCGCTCAAGGCGCTACCGGTGGCGTTCTAATCCGGGAAGCATGCCCATGCGACAGCTCCGTATCACCGTCGATCAGAACAAGTGCGTGGGTTCGACCACCTGTCTCCATACCGCACGGTCGACGTTCGCGCTCGATGAAACAGGCAAGTCCTCGGTCGTGAATCCGCACGGCGATAATGAAGCGACTGTCATCGAAGCGGCAGAGAGCTGCCCTGTCGGCGCGATCATCGTGGAAGATGCGGAGACGGGGCAGCGGTTGTTTCCGTAGCTGCTTCTTGATGGAGGCGTTCTCAGACCTGCATCCCCTGGATTCCGGCTTTCGCCGGAATGACGGGCAACCACGAGTGTTGAGGACAGGTAGAAGTTTTGTTTCTGATCAGGAGCGCCAAGCGACGAAGCAATCTGTGTTTTTGCAGGAGATTGCTGCGCTCCTGTCAGTCGCTCGCAATGACACAGTTGCTTAACTTCATGCCATTGCCCCTACCGAGAAAGCCAGTAGGGGTCTCGCGTTCGATGGTCCGCTTCAGTGCGCCATCCCGAGCTGTTGAGTCGGCACCCCAGCCAACAGCGCTTGCGGATCGTAGGCTTTCCCACCGCGATAGACCGTCGTGATCTTCCGCAGTTCCCGCACGTTGCGCAGCGGGTCTCCATCCACCACCATGAAGTCGGCATAGCGCCCCGGGGCGATGCTGCCGATGTCCTCTTGTTTGCGCAGATAGCGAGCCGCCACCGAAGTGACCGCCTGAAAGGCCGCCATGGTGCCGATGGCTTCGGCCATCAGTTCGACCTCACGCCACAAGGCGTACCCTGGAGGCGGGTAGGGGATGCCGCCGCAGTCGGTGCCACCGACCACGAGGCCGCCGGACTCGTGCAAAATCCGCGTGACTTCTTGGTGCTTCTCCAGGGCTTTGGAACCGATGGCGGGATCGAATCCGGGGAACATGTCCCAATCCGGACGTTCGCCAATATGCGCCGCCAAGGCCCGCTGACGACCCAGCGCCATCGGCGGAATGTAGCGACGGTCAGGGTCCTGCATTGCCGCGTCTTGCCCGCATTTCGAGATCCACAGCAGATCGAGCGTCGTGCCCATGTTGACTTGTTTCTCCACCATAGCGTCGAACCAGACCTTGGCGTTTGTGCTTTGCAGATCCGCCTCTTCCCAGCCTTTGAAAGTCAGCGGCGCGAAATGGCGATTCATCATGGAACTGACTTTTTTGCCAGGGCCGAACTGCATATCTAGCGCACAGAACTCATTGTACGGAGAAATCCACACATGCTCCAAGCCGTCGATCCCGGCGCGGATGACATCAAGCGAATGGGTGTAGCCGAGATGACCGGTGATTGGCCGACGTTTATCAACGAACTGGATGATGGCTTTAGCGGTCTCCGGCGGCAAGGTGAAATAGAGCTTGACGCCATCGACACCGGAGGCGAGCAGATGCCCAATTTTTTCCGGCACCGCCTCTACCGATGGAACGCTTTCGAGCATCTCGGTTAAAGGTCCACGCGGAAAACTCGGCTCCGCGCCATCGAGCAACGGGCCACAGACGAACAGGCGTGGTCCAAGCTGTGCACCGCTACTGAGGTCGGCCTTGAGAGCGAGCACCTTTTCTAATTTCGCTCCCACGTCGCGGGCGCTGGTAACCCCGGCAGCTAAAAAGAGCGGCAAACTCTCGCGGTCCATCAGTGTGGAATGGACATGGGTATCGATCAGCCCGGGGAGGACTGTTTTTCCGGCCAAGTCGACCACCTGAGTATCCGGGGAAATCGGAAGCTCGCCGCGTTCGACCTTGCTGATGCGGTCGCCGGTGACGAGGAGCGACATTCCTGTCTGCGGTTGATCGGCCAGACCGTCGATCAGCCGTGCGTTCTTGAAGAGTACTGTTTGCGCCATAATCCCTCCTTAGTAAAATGCTTCGCTCACTTTCACATCTGGAAAAAGGACAAAACGCAAGGGCTGCCCCCTCAGACGATGCGTGGTGTGGGCG from Deltaproteobacteria bacterium includes these protein-coding regions:
- a CDS encoding ferredoxin encodes the protein MRQLRITVDQNKCVGSTTCLHTARSTFALDETGKSSVVNPHGDNEATVIEAAESCPVGAIIVEDAETGQRLFP
- a CDS encoding amidohydrolase family protein; protein product: MAQTVLFKNARLIDGLADQPQTGMSLLVTGDRISKVERGELPISPDTQVVDLAGKTVLPGLIDTHVHSTLMDRESLPLFLAAGVTSARDVGAKLEKVLALKADLSSGAQLGPRLFVCGPLLDGAEPSFPRGPLTEMLESVPSVEAVPEKIGHLLASGVDGVKLYFTLPPETAKAIIQFVDKRRPITGHLGYTHSLDVIRAGIDGLEHVWISPYNEFCALDMQFGPGKKVSSMMNRHFAPLTFKGWEEADLQSTNAKVWFDAMVEKQVNMGTTLDLLWISKCGQDAAMQDPDRRYIPPMALGRQRALAAHIGERPDWDMFPGFDPAIGSKALEKHQEVTRILHESGGLVVGGTDCGGIPYPPPGYALWREVELMAEAIGTMAAFQAVTSVAARYLRKQEDIGSIAPGRYADFMVVDGDPLRNVRELRKITTVYRGGKAYDPQALLAGVPTQQLGMAH